The stretch of DNA TATTTTCGAGAGTTGTAAAGATAAAGCCCTCCTCGTGGTTCTCATTTCTAAGCTGAATGGTTCATGTCCAATTAGTAGAATCCCTCAATTATAATCACATGGaaaatcaatttattctgaTAGAGGGATGAAATATATTCAGTtaatttgttaaaatataaCAAAACATAAAATACTGTTTCAAATTTCTACCGAAACGCTTCAATTAATGAAAGTAGTTTCTGGTAATAGTGTTATTTTTCCGTGGGAGAGTTTTAAAATGCGCGATGATTAACAAATTGATCAATGGCAATAGTTGATCATTGGAGACGCCATCCGAATTGAGCGTTAAGCGACCCATAGATGTTCAATATTATGGCACTTCAATATTGCCCCTAGACGATCAAGTATATTGaacaaaccaaaatattctaTATTATTGATCAATAATGTTGAACGTCTATGGACCGCCAATCCAACATCAGCTAGAACCTTTGCCAAGGCCAACCTAGGAGTAAATACACAATCGTTTGAAAACACTTTATTGACATAAACACTATAACAAAAGCACTCTCAACGTATTGAATCTGTAATCGAGGACCTTTAGTCGCAACTGAAAAAAGGACGATTAGTGTAGCTCTATATATTAATATTTGTTGACATTTACCTCCTTTACCAGGATCAATTGCTATATATTATCTAATCTAATATTAATTATATTAATAGTATTATCTTATATTAATTATATATTAATCATATTGGTCCGAGAATCATAAAACAAAGTAATTTTTACCCGATACATTGAGAAGTAGAGAATAAAACGcataattgaacaaaatttaacGAGatgtttttaattgaaaaagcgCCATTCCTAGAAATGTTTTCCTTGGTTCCGTGATTTTTCAGTTGAAGACGATCGTTACTCCTGTGGGCTTTCCGAGATGTGACGAAAAGAACAGAACGTTATGTTAATGCTTCTAGTGGACTAGACTCGAAGAATTATGGGAACATATGAGgttgatttgaatattttattgaaCTATTGAATTTCATATTTACGTGGATGATTACCCCTCCTACATTTTTTGTAACATTGAAGATGTAATGTGAACAAACTATATGCTTGCACTGAGTGGCTCAACCTGTTCATAAAGCAGCGAAGCAATAGAATTTTCAAATTAGCTCTCAGCATCAACATTAATTTGTactgttgattgatcattgtctagagcgacactgaaacactgaacttattgaatGCCCAAGTAGCTTTTCAGTATATCTTATCAAAGTTACATATCCAATACTGCCGAAACACCATTCCCAAAAGAAGAATCCACAGATTATACTATGCAGCACCGATCACAAAACGGCAAAAGAAAATCCGAAATCGATTGTGTTATAGTGGCGGCGGCTGTAGCAAACTGCAGTGCGATGAATTTCAGTTTTCAAACGAAAATCACAGCTCTCTCTACTGGAAAATACCTTCTTCCCATTCGGCTAGCAAAGTGTTGTCATTTGACGTAGTTTTTAATCCGTGAACAATTTAGGATttcgcgaaaattgaatgatggATCGGTAAATCACCATCAAATAAGCCCGAAAACACatcctaaattcacacaagctctcccccggcaaacaaattatgagaatcatttttttttttattattatggatattactttagaatgcatcgaactgtTGCATTCCGGTTTTGACTGTTATAAGGTaggttcaaagtttttttttagtgaAAAAATAGATCAAGTCGATCTATCATTCCTAGTGAAAGTTATGGCTTTCCTTTCAACTTGCCTCGGTGTACTTTATTGTAGACCTTGTcattcagaatacattcaaggcgtattgcttgacattgaaatctcaactaagtactaataataatgacgcaagtaacactACGTTGAGAAAGCGAACgtttggaacgttagtgccactgAAGAAGGACATGGAgagagtcgtatgaacggtgtgtgccAACGATGAATCCCAGATGATTgtgttttcttcgaatcacaaattCTCGCATATTGTGCAGACGCCTAATATTGTTCCAGCAACGCTTGCGCATTGAATGTGTTTTATCAGGATTAAtaacaatagcgtgattgtcgttttgtaatccgagcaaatgtttTTTGACGAATTTCAATAATTGCGCCTCTAGACgtattgaggttacttgcgcaTGTTGGATGAAAGTACGATGAAACCACTgacgtagcgccatctgtcatttataagcaaataaattcgttctgttcgaaaaacgaacgacggttaaattatttcaatattttttatacaaACATATTAGAATCACGATTAAAGATAGGGAATGGGGGATAAAATTTGGGGTTATGaaaccaaaattgaaaaaaaatattgagaatttttttttttttgcatagggcCGTCTTAAtcagtagggtagggcggggcttgTTGGTCATacgggtaagttggtcagtgacgatatcttggaatctgagcgtccaaaaaattagcgatctatggatgaaaaataccgaattgctgatacaaaaaaataatcaaatcggAAAAcctttttattaagtaggttaaaaaatacgaacatggctccgatttcgccaaaaatcattcacggtttgcgcattataaaatgtgttctaaatCTGGTTAATAACCATTAAAAACATCGTCTCAAacgtagaacaaagctttattgtacgtattagctttaagtgttaatggaaatcactttcaaacttattttgttcaattttcatgaatattctttttcatatatagaggggctagttagtcgcacaaattgctcgtttgagagcaacggatataaaattttcaggtatgccgtgTTTCTTTACGCAAGCtgtaaacaaatatagaaagcatatgttttactgctaaacccagtgtatttaaaacgagacaaccaccacacaaaccacttgcaataaaattgtcatatttatattttttgctgtgaaattttcatttaatataataaacgcttacattgaatatcagaactcacaataatgcattgagtaatatagcatacctggaggctatttctatatactttggggcgaacggtacaaatgtcatcaaaacaaatgcaagcaagaatgcaagcggttgtctatttgttcatttcaactttgaagttttggttgtaactgaaaccatatccatgaaactaattgtagaaaagatatgtaaccggaaaaccttcgatttgtgaagtggtcgtttgaatgatctaggttaatctattgtatagtagggccaaaaataatagaaattcaatgtcacaatcattcgaattttcgagcgcaaatgaactaatgtcttctagagacaatacgTATTTAGACCGCTCCGTTCGCTGAGactattttcggccaatagttagaatttcatggaataatatcttttaaaaatcctcgtatgctatcatactgaaatgtcttcacatatttcataatgtcttcaaaatgtcttcacaaaatcaaatgtcttcaaaatgaaaacatgtcttcaaacctggcatctctggcttGCCACAAAGTGGAAaagagacgaaatcgctagaaaagattgtctgactaattttcaacgatgagaatttcaaattttcattttagaggcgaatgaactgcaaaagtttaaagcctcttaaaaacaaagaaagaagaagattttcatttatttgtttttttacttgttacatgatattagttaactgtttttgttttgatttaattaatttatttataatgaaggaGACTTATAATGtaaaaacgcttattatttgctcaaaaacaACATGACTACTATTGACCAATTCgccccgtgtgtggggttagttggtcaacttattctgaaatataaagacgttaaataaaagaaaaatgtcaaataatttattctctggttattttccATTGAtagggtaaaaggtaagcttcattgtggtatataagattctaacgcaaaacttctttctacaaagttataaccaaatttattcaaaaatgaccaactagccccgccctaccctatttAATATATAATAATCGGTACCCTAGtcgtatcatatatagtttacgacctattctcatgcctaccaagtttttttttgtggataatttcatcaaaatcagtcaagccgtttcggaggagttcgaccacaaaTACCGGTgcacgagatttttttttatatatagaagatatgtaaattcatttgtaattgaaaaatattgaataatttaAATAATCGTACTGATGGAACGAAGCTTCTAGTGGAGGCAAAACGCACAATTAAAAGTTAGTGATGCAAAGAACCTCCAATTCGCCGTCTCTTTCTTCTCTTTTTGTCTTTCCAGATCGGAAGAaattccccggccagaacgggaatagaACCGGAACccctggcatgataatgtgtgagaCAAACTACTGGCCTCAGAAGCACTATATCGGATAGTAATCAAATGGGAACTGAAGAAGACAGAATATTGACAATAGCTCAGAGCGGCCAAGTTGGATTTCGTGAATCGGATATTTGCAGTCATTTGTCATCAGTCAGGCCTGGCATTGGTCCACGAATAATCTCACGCTTCCACAGCGTTTGGAAACTGTTCaaacttacaaaaaaatatgaaattctgATACAGAAAGGCAGCATGACCATCGATTTCGTAAATTGAGTTTTAGATGAGATAGAAATAGAAAACCAAATACGCGTTACGCAAATTGTCAAGAAACGATCTCGTGGACCATCCAGATTATCTAGCGCACTGCAAGCTTCTAAACCGCTACATGCTAGCGGTAAGATGTCCGTTTCTTCAACAATTGTTCATTCTTAATTTGTTGGAAGACAACATCAAGCGTCCTGATCTCCCGCAGAAAATTCATCTGAGCATCCTACATAGAATGCTGAGGAGTATCCAAACAATTACGTTTTCTTTCTACATAACGAGATATGGTCACAGCATTCCACTGAACGCATGTCTAATACCCAGTTTACACAGTGCAAGCTAGCATCCGAATCGACTTAGATAATAACACGACTTAGATAATAACACTTCAGGGACCGCAAAGAAAGCTGTACGATATACGCCttggaccgcacgttttggggcaaacttctAAGCTTTTTTTGTTCGGATTCtatgaatgagatcgtttccttcggtgtggatgagaagatggcgagccatcggtaaaccttgttagattcttggcagaccaagtatttaaccatcaagttatttcgtgatccatcgcACTGTGCAAATATTTGAGCCTTTTAACACCGTGCGATTGACTGATCTGACAGTCAGACCGGTAGAGAAAAGAAGAAACAATTAATCGATTAGCATTTGTTCCCAATCGATGCGGACAGTAGCTCGCTCTCTGTAAACTATTGGCTTGGTATATGTGCCACCAATACGTCGTATACGACGCATACACCAAAGTTCTTTCGAAATAAAGATTATATTTCTTATAGTTCTTACAGTTCATTCGAAATGAATTTGATAATATTTATTAAGTTGAACACATCGATAACTATTCGGATTTAGTAACAACTCATGACTCCCAGTTGCACAGGTTAGTTGCGCAAATGGTACAGCGCTGGCTGTTCGCACCGGCTGCACTACTGCATGTGGCATCATTATTTATCTCTTGTCGAGCACACCCACGTCGAACAATCTGGCGATTATTTACtggtgaagaaaaataattgtcTATAAACAAAGTTGATCCTTCCAACATATTTACATACCAACTGTTTCAACCGTCATACAGACAAATTGATTGTTCCACTGGGGATCTACCTCATTAATCCTCTCGAAAGGTGTAACTGGGGGAGTTATCAAAGCACCTCCGTTCGATGTACTCGTTAAGAATGGATAATCGGTGCCAGGGTGATTTGGCGGGGTTAAATTTGGTTCCCATGGTTGAACAGGAGCCACATCTGCGGATCCTCCGGGTAGATTCGGTGGTGGTGGTGTTAGTATTGGTTGACCAGTGGGAAACTCTGGAGCAGCCGTGATATCACTACCGCTTGGAGGTGTAATGATCGGCGATTCGGGCCATGTTCCAGTTGGACTACTAGACCCAGGTATCATCGGTTGATCGAAGCCGCATGGTTGCACAACGACAGGGCCAAGGTTACAGTCGTCGCAATGATAACATAGAAGTTGAGAACTGGCGCCTGGATGGAAGAAGCAAATGTTACATGGGTAATAATTGAGAGGTGCCTTTGTGAGTCTTCATTCAAATTTTCGTCTTGTCGATGCATGGTTAACACTTGAATGCTTACCTGCTATTAGCAACATAGACAACGCCGTAATTATTCTCAACGCCATTCCTACACTGCAGTATCACCGCTCGCCACACTCAAGGTTCGATTGTTTCACTATTGATACTCAATTCATACTGACCGTAGCTGATTTGTTGCAAGAAATTATAATATATCTCTTATCAGACAGCCAAACCCAGCGTTCCGCTCTGCCTGGCACCTATCTATCTATCTCGCAGTTGGGCTCGTTACACGTATTGGCAGGTTTCAATTATGCAACATAAAAGTGACACACGTTACGTTATTGATATGCTCATCCCCATTGTCATCGTAAACCGTGTGATGGATAACATTATTacgaataatcgatttcaagcgCTCCTCCAATAGGATGTTCTTATTTTCTGTGGATTTTCAAGCGTTAGAATTATTAGAGattcattcaatttttgaattggTTCTGAGATCCTCTGGTCGAGGCCGCATTGCGTCGATCGAAATAGTTGGTTGTCAGAAGGAGCAAGATCTGATCGGAAAGGCGTTGAAGGTACAACTTCCAATGCACAATTTCCGAAATATTTACTTACTGATATAGCGCGGGAAGCGAGGGTTGAAATGCTTTTGACAATAGAAGAGAAGTTCCAACCTCGGACTCGTGACCTACCTTAAAGTAGATCGATTTGTCGGTTTTCAGTCTATACCGTCAGAACCAGTTAACATAGAGAGTTTTCTTATCTACTTCTACTCTACGTAACATTTATTCATTAAAATTCATCCTATTTTTTCTgtaatcaaaaatagggtgaccaaaattgtcgatgaaataaaaaatctaactttcttatctttatagatagaggtaaatatagttcaacaatgttgtagtcccagttatttgagacatctttgtagaacaaagtttttttctatctcttaaacTAACTGATATAGCGCTtcttttctaagttacgttaaggttaccatgaaaaaactgttttttgctctaacttttagatttaaaattctacatacaaactgtaaaaggaaaaagtttatttcggtGCTGAGGTGCGTCTTCGTGATGGTTGCAACTTCGATTTCGAGCTCGTTGAGAAAGACACGAGCTCGATGGCTTTACTCTTgagagcagagatgccaaccttcctgatttttcaggatttcccagacctTTTAGCGCGTTCCCTGATaccctgacgaacactcaatttagccTAATTTTTccggaatgatcctgatttttcctgatttttgtactctttacattattcgtaataaatactCTGGTTTGCatgtcaaagttttctgtcatgatagttctccggttcacacttgtatatatctAACATTAAgataaattc from Toxorhynchites rutilus septentrionalis strain SRP chromosome 3, ASM2978413v1, whole genome shotgun sequence encodes:
- the LOC129776632 gene encoding uncharacterized protein LOC129776632; its protein translation is MALRIITALSMLLIAGASSQLLCYHCDDCNLGPVVVQPCGFDQPMIPGSSSPTGTWPESPIITPPSGSDITAAPEFPTGQPILTPPPPNLPGGSADVAPVQPWEPNLTPPNHPGTDYPFLTSTSNGGALITPPVTPFERINEVDPQWNNQFVCMTVETVVNNRQIVRRGCARQEINNDATCSSAAGANSQRCTICATNLCNWES